The sequence below is a genomic window from Nicotiana tomentosiformis chromosome 6, ASM39032v3, whole genome shotgun sequence.
agtcagaggagcttgatttttgcatcatgcttatgatggataaatatgagataTTCAGCAGAtcgtgtgtgtactaagatgtgtaagcttctggaaaaggagccctaaggcatgaatatctatccacccatatggtaaaaagcaacgagagatgcttcaacaagtaaaagaagcaagatgaaaaagggtatgaggtacccaactagtgaagattatcattatttaccattcaggaagggagatataagcattttgagttaccttcaacggtagtagatgtatgtacaatcggccacacccatctcatttatgccctatgggggctaacagaattagtataagagaaggcaagaTGTTAGGATCTAGCTgagttagggtaacccaaaatggtggatagattgttagcgttagcttacatttccgaaggatattgcaaatatgctaatagatctctttgtgagacacccagatggtgcactctaaaatggtacagctagatatgagtacgaCAAAGATAGAcattggaagcctggaagggataaatattatcttaatgTGACTTccatccctagtagagaaagaatgttaggtgattcgaagagccaatggatagagtaaggggagctaaaagcaaaagaatgtcttgttgaaattttcagaataaagtaataGGCATAGATGTtagcggaaaataagaagagggttaatgaagcattatgagtaagatatgatacatggatgacaacggtagaaaaaaaaatgatgacagtattacagattctataatcaagtgaaggaaaagacgagaggtgacaagccttgagacaacaaaataaTATAGGCCATAAAGCCATGTCCTCATTTtgaaaaataagttcgtgactctaacgtgattaccaaaaggaaaagttagaccccagagtaatagaaataagtatggactggtgaacaagttaaactaaatatgaattagggattgattgatttgataatggtcgacatcatgagaatttcggATTTCATTCcggtgataatagaatggacaacagaagaagattcatgagaaattcagagaatggtcattcagaaagacgctttcctaaagcaagAAATGGTTAAGCTTAAGGCACTGTATGTTCCAGTTACagtaagtgtcaccctcgtgagttaggaattttgttatccttggtacagaaggattactgcaaggcgagtaagggtcatcgatgatgtggaaagacgctaaagatgaagaggtagaacatctataggtagatcgttgtagctccaactcttagtactcccctaaataggggaatatggagtgatgtggcattaagttagaattaagtggttctagtaactatggaatggtaaaggaagaatgcgataaaaaatgtaaaaggaatgagattgtacTTATCctgcagatatgctacgattctagaacattatgcaaacacgatgtcaaggaaaggaagtaagggttcctacccgagatgttattgagaAATAAGGAGCTAGtgcaagacgtaagttaagacaaagggaataaTCCAAGAAGGATTgcgcggaatatagatatgaaaatggaccaacgagcagttagtagttgattcaggaagagtctagttatggctagataagaggttacaaacaaatcaacagatcgtgcaagataaatatagttaaccccaacatgggaatttagtctcgcagatataacatcgtgatccttgagatatattcagataagagttggagtagttaaaggtaaataaaagagaatgccactgggggggggggcgtggaaataagtaattacggataattataggcaaggaagaacatcaaaaattctgtcaagtatacgatgcaataagctcgcagctttactagagtcagaggatcctccctaagtactaaaaCAAAAGACTAGATGAGGGAATAAGGAATAAGGCTTCAGcctaagcacaatgacctaaagaggaaatggtcttgtaacaatagtcttgccacaacattgtatgcactccataagaaagtggcacctgccgtggctaatgaacgggaagtaaaatcagaagtgatattcaagatcacatgagttgtatggaattcaatATATGTTGGCACTaaggtaagctaagtatgcacgcaacaagggggcaaaaagaccaagaaaagtaattgcttacatttaaagaaagctgagcaGGAACGGAAAGAATCATTCGATTaataatccagagttagttacgttatgaacccacttaagagttcggagttttatacatgcagcatatatattgaTAATCATACAGacatagaagactctggtataagttaaaaagaaagaattgagcctcgcgcatagacaaaggattgagtcgttagaagattgtatcatagaTATTTCATAAtacccatgaaaggctaaagtaataactaataccaggagccacaaatcggaagatagcttaagcctacataaaggctgatcagaaggaagagaaaactaaagagttacattaaccaagtaaatcaggagtctaattattggaccaagaaaattatagaaatcgtgattgagaacattgcaggatcactcttaatatcagaggtacaagagagaaagTACAATAACCATttctataacggccctacgataaagccaattggaaaagtaccagcctcataagaagtcagtacgaagctcccaccagatagtgtatgcaccagaggtgcaagtattataatagagcttcgagttatggacgtgaattatactTATGTGGAAGGGAGTCATGAAAAAAATAGAAGgtacgatgcaagattttaaggtagtaaggtaaaagtgaataatgtacaaaatactaaaatgcagaaggttgtgaatagtccatacttcggataaaaggctagaagcgtggggattcaatatccaggaatgatagcggcattgtgagtagcatatcttccaacctatggtttcaaTGTATCAAGAGatctagttaaaagagtaaaaGAAGAGTTTGGTActatgtgatgtctcgcttgatgttccataataacataaggaaatctatgatgcaagcaagttaaagaaaggttgcgaatagtataaatgaatatgtataggtcgcaagctaaagtatggtaaagcgacaaggttttaggaagacaggagtaaggataagaaagggcgagtgagaaggtgatgagaatggataagtgctcaagattaagcccatgaaaataagagagccgATGGTtactctaagttatagaaagttcagtattgcttgaatgaactcaaaagagtctaagactagtagcatttagaggAGATGGAATACTACCCTGATAGTAGAATGAAGGTGTAATTATGAtagatgaaggatgacgtttgggccttcgattgagtaatgatttcatgaattgtacaggattaaaatacacACGTAAGGtaaaatcacattgggatgccatgaaatacgattatgaaagtatagtatcgtatcgtATCGCCCTCACGTGGATCGAGacaatcacttcaaatgttccatgatgagacgtgagccctagaggcagtgttacataagagatcaagttatCAGTGATAGATGATAcctcaacattaaggtgaatcgaTAATGGATGAACAACAGTCACAAAGTATAcggtgagattaggccgtcattttTAAGATAAACGATAAtaaagaagcattaaaggacatagatttatatataggataagcaatgagagtaacctagagttttgtagcagacctcagtaatgataaatcaaagtaagagttatgacAGTAAAGTCATACAGATGGATAAACGGATATATGAAATAAGGTATATAagtattcgtaagttcaacaaagtaccgagcgaagaacttcagtatacctatgagatgcccagagggacatcttgtcaagctctgtataggTTTATAAAGTGAGGCTTAGAGATTGTCCAAAAACTGGAGGAAAAGGgggagaagagtcgcataggcgcacttacaaggtcgaAGTTGtataggctgcatgatagaaggtaacaccagttacgagattggaatgATTCCGACTGTAAGTCATggcgtgagaaagaggcctaaagaggggaatgtcctagcctttggaattattcacagaacagttgcctagatggcaaggagagtactaaagtattcgaaaGGCATAAgtcatgaaaatgataagtgcattagtcaacattcgaggatgttccaaaggggggaatgatgttacaccccatgttttcgtacgtataagtactccataagtaaattgatataagctcagaaatgagatgttacctttcgtattttcgtacgttaaagtttcgtcgtaagctaatcacgtaagttcgggaatgagattattttgagattataagcattatgctatttcaaacaagtgatgagtaaatttgtgaaggtgagaggataagaaaatcaaaaaaatgaattttcgtcaaagtttgacatgttgggataaaatatggcccgagctaaaatacctgatatttatggacCAATGCCATACaaagtaccacatgaccatgatagtaaagtgtataaggtatgttaaaagtgtgtagtattttaagtaatttgagataatccttaattatgtgaattattggataatggggGGAACTAACAAGCTAACTAATAATTAGTGATTGATTAATTAAAGTCTTTTGGATAAAGACTAAGGCAAAACGTGGCAGCCACATGGAAATATATTAGGTGACTCTTGAATCACCTTGCAAGGTGGCAACACTTCAAGAGATGGGCACCTTATCTCTTTGGATTAAAGAATGTCATCAAATCACTTCTTTAATGGACAAAAATAAAGATACTTCATCTTCAAGTTACGGATGAACTTCAGCAAGAAAACTTATGCAATATTATGATCAAAATTACAAAAATGGAGATGTTTTGCATCAACCAAGCAACGGATTTTCAGCAAaagaagttatactacgtaatattatagcaacggaattttgtgattttaagggagtacggtactatcttcctcaagaatatcatacagattttttcctacttcgatccgccgttatgaTTTGTCACAATCAACGGTGTtaaaggaattgtcaagagaatcggttcaggtatgttaaggctatctcttctttctttttggcatgatctatacgacacgaacgaaacaagcaaatgcacaactttcataaatgactctattcatagaaatactagggatgtctatattcttgattctccatatgaattattattatatcttctgttcatgggtctcagaaaaatacgtatttgataaaagtTATCCGACaaacatattatttttatgacaaaagaaatcttattaacgtgtttcatatgcatttcatgcatttatacatgcacattgacctatgaccagatggcgttatatacgctctatatatatatatatatatatatatatatatagaatatggaaaaggttacggcgttatatacgcaccaccacctgatcagctggtatacattgatgatttgcccacagtggccgagataatatgatgggatgccctcagaggcttgatgatgttatgaacgcatatacctatgcatggtatgacatttatacgcatatgcatggcattgtaaatatcagtgattcacagagttattcagatttagatgttgagtcttttactccatgtttctatcatgtctattatttactgaattttattccttacatactcagtacattatttgtactgacatcccttttgcctggggacgctgtgtttcatgcccgcaggtcccgatagacaagttatgagccctccaagtaagctatcagctcagcgaaaggtgtttGTGTGCTCCAtttactccggagttgcttgtttggtctgtatgatttagacgtgtattgtttggtatggcggggctatgTTCCGACCTTTAtcacaaatataaattcttagaggcttgtagacagatttcatgtacgtaaaagtttgtatggccttgttggcctatgttcagtgtacaagtggttattttggtcttataggcatgtatgtcttatgtataagttggtatttcatgttgtattctacttatctcacggcagcctctccggctcaattatctatgatagtatgatatgaaaagatacgttatgttggtagtcggttgagtaaggtaccgggtgcccgtcacggcccatcggtttgggtcgtgacatacttaCTTACTTTTTGAGCTTGAAAGAGGATCTGACTTGCTTTCActttacacatgcatcacacaccctGTGATCCTTGAAGCTTGACTTGGGCAGACCATGAACCAAGTCCTTCCTGACCAATTTGTTCAACAACGTGAAACTTGCATGACCCAGCCTTCTGTGCCatagttcagcatcatcatcaacagcACTCAGACAACTTGTTGCCTTTGTCGCAGATCCAAGAGACTCTCAACAAGCTGTACTTCAAGCCATTCACGTAAAACACATTCTCGATTGAGTGAGTGAGATActttccaattcttcctactcctagaatgtatccctttttgtcatttccaaaggatacactccctcccTGCAACGCCTTTAGTGAAAGAAAATCATTTGTACTTCCAGTCATGTGCTTCGAGCAACCGCTATCCATGTACCACTGTTGATTGCTCCCTTTCATTATTCCCTGCACaaggaaatcaagggttagacttaggaacccaaacaagtttgggtcccttgtaatgagaaAAGGGGTGAATGAGGGATCTTTTAGTCCAAGCAGTCATTATACGTTTTTTATGTGAAGGACCAAGTTCCCTAGCAACAGTTACTTTTTCAGcaaaaactttgtttttctgTTGAGACTGAACTGTGGCcttacagttttctttaaagtgcccagtgtcgccacagtgagtgcaaagccaattatcaggtacagcaacgtacttgctatgagggttgtaGGGAGTCTTTTCCCTTTGGAACCCGATTCCTTGCATGTTTTCCCCATTATTTGTGTACAAGGCAGTGATAGTATCATaggaccaggtccacttaagTGATTTTTTAAGATCACTCTTCACTCTTCCTAGTTCTTCTTGAAGTTGtttgtttttctcaagctcagcaCACAAACTAGATTTCACTGATCTTaactcattttcaagcttaaggcgtgcctcacttgcaactttCTTTCCCTTTTTAGTGTTCACAGGCCTATTTTCCCTTCttagttcctcaattgtttccTTTAGGTCTACAACTACTACCAATAGGTCATCTCTCTCGTGCTCTATGTTTGCAATTCTCTCAATCAAGGTATCTTTTTCCCTTTTTAAACTCCCAATGGTCTCTCTTAGATCACCTGCAACCACCACTAGATCATCTCTCTCGTGTTCTATTTCTCCTAGTTCCGTGGTTAGCGCATTTTTATCATTAATGAGACTGTGATAAGCATCGATTAAAACATTTtccaaagatataagcttcttttGAGAATAGtatttcaaatttctttgaacatccagaaggtttacctcatcatcatcatcgtcatctcCATCATCATTAGACTGCGCCATCAAGGCAAAAATAGAGTTATACTCAGCTGCTTCACTTTCTACTGCCATCATAGAGCTGTCACCTTGCCCATCATCTTCTCTGGATTCGCTGGAagagtctccccatgcagcaaggGCCTGTTTCACAACGTTGTCAGCAACGTCTTTTCTTTTGAATCTTTTGTCAGGAATCTGGTTCCTCTTGGTTGCTTTGTTAGTGTTGTGTTTGTATTGATATTGCTTGAGAAGAAGGAAATTCTTAATGAAGTGTCCTGGCTTGCCGCACTTATGACATAGGTCATAACCTTTTGGCTTGCTGGAGCTGCCCTCttttggaatgcctccatttCTGTGAACCATTTTCTGAAACCTTTTTGTCAGGTAGGCCATATCAGTATCCTTACTACCTGAGTCATTGATGTCCGTCTTGGgaaccaggttcttctccctttATGGCTCTCTTCTCTCATtgtccttcttcttcatttcataagtcTTCAGATTGCCAACAAGTTCGTCCATGGTCAGCTTCTGAAGATCTTTTGCTTCTGTGATAGCATTTACTTTACTTTCCCAAGAGCTGGGCAGCACGCTGAGGATATTTCTCACAAGCTTGTTTCTCGGAATGATTTCACCAAGAGAGTGCAGCTCATTGATGATGGAAGTGAATCGAGTATGCATATCTTGAATGGATTCATCGTCCTTCATTCTGAAGAGCTCATATTCAGTGGTGAGCATGTCAATCTTGGATTGCTTCACTTGAGTGGTTCTCTCGTGAGCAGTCTGTAGAGCTTCCCATATTTCTTTTGCAGATTGACAGGCAGATATCATGTTGTATTCATCAGGACCTATTCCACAAACCAGAATTTTCTTAGCACGAAAATTTTTCTCAATGGATTTTCGATCAGTATCATTGAACTCCTTTCTTGTCTTAGGAACTGTCACAGCTGGATCTCCAACCTTCTTTGTAGGGACAAAGGGACCGTCACAGATAACGTCCCACAGCTCAGAGTCTTTAGCCATGATGAAGTCGtgcatccttgtcttccaccaCCTATAGTATTGACCATTGAACCTAGGTGTCCTGTAAGTAGATTGACCTTCttcgaagtttggtggagcagccataaggatcctttctaggtgttagcctgatagaaagaacctgcttTGATACTAATTGATAGaatttaagggtccaccaaactatatagagaaccaggttctctattaaTTCCCACAAAATACACTGCAGTAAGTAAATGGCACAATggagttttacgtggaaaatttcCGGCTCAATGGGATTAataaccacgacctacccttgtaggattccaacttcactactgagcaattttagattacaacctattgtaggaattaacctcttaatccctcaccaaCTTATAACACTATATTACAAGCCACtttataataactctattacaatgACTTTAAACCTAGAAATTAACCTATTAATCCCTAACTAACTTGTaacactctattacaagccactttgtaataactttattacaaagactttacaacttgactaactctagccaagatacaaatacaagggtttatgatttacaaagatttcttacacaatgcttctaactaagctaagtaggaattacaagtagagtgctttaacaaaggtacaacacaactaaggacatgtaataACTTCAATACATGGAACTGGTCCTTGGTTAtgttgttcttcgttcttgatgCCCTTGAGGATCACTTGCAGGATTGATACAAACTTGAGAGAATGCTTGATGAGTTCTTGAATGTGCAAGTGATTTGTTTTTCC
It includes:
- the LOC138894750 gene encoding uncharacterized protein — encoded protein: MAYLTKRFQKMVHRNGGIPKEGSSSKPKGYDLCHKCGKPGHFIKNFLLLKQYQYKHNTNKATKRNQIPDKRFKRKDVADNVVKQALAAWGDSSSESREDDGQGDSSMMAVESEAAEYNSIFALMAQSNDDGDDDDDDEVNLLDVQRNLKYYSQKKLISLENVLIDAYHSLINDKNALTTELGEIEHERDDLVVVAGDLRETIGSLKREKDTLIERIANIEHERDDLLVVVVDLKETIEELRRENRPVNTKKGKKVASEARLKLENELRSVKSSLCAELEKNKQLQEELGRVKSDLKKSLKWTWSYDTITALYTNNGENMQGIGFQREKTPYNPHSKYVAVPDNWLCTHCGDTGHFKENCKATVQSQQKNKVFAEKGIMKGSNQQWYMDSGCSKHMTGSTNDFLSLKALQGGSVSFGNDKKGYILGVGRIGKYLTHSIENVFYVNGLKYSLLRVSWICDKGNKLSECC
- the LOC138894751 gene encoding uncharacterized protein, whose product is MAAPPNFEEGQSTYRTPRFNGQYYRWWKTRMHDFIMAKDSELWDVICDGPFVPTKKVGDPAVTVPKTRKEFNDTDRKSIEKNFRAKKILVCGIGPDEYNMISACQSAKEIWEALQTAHERTTQVKQSKIDMLTTEYELFRMKDDESIQDMHTRFTSIINELHSLGEIIPRNKLVRNILSVLPSSWESKVNAITEAKDLQKLTMDELVGNLKTYEMKKKDNERREP